The Flammeovirgaceae bacterium genome contains a region encoding:
- a CDS encoding nitronate monooxygenase: protein MTLDKILGINYPIIVAPMFLISNTAMVKAALASGVTAAFPALNYRTDAELRTAIQEIKTASDKPFGVNLIVNKSNPKYRSQLKTLIELRVHFIITSLGNPKEVIEQCKPLGIKVFCDVVDLEYAKKVEALGADAVIAVNSRAGGHAGKISPHDLIKLLKENISIPIISAGGIASGKDIRQAMEWGAAGVSVGTIFIASEESPVSQEYKQACIDYGEKDIVLTTKMSGSPLTVINTPYVQQLGTKATWLEKIINNNKTLKKYAKMLLALRGMKAVEKAAFGATYKTVWCAGPAIEHVHAIRPMSAILEQLAAEYAQSA, encoded by the coding sequence ATGACGCTTGATAAAATTCTGGGCATAAATTACCCGATCATCGTAGCCCCCATGTTTCTTATTTCCAACACCGCAATGGTAAAAGCAGCGCTGGCCAGCGGTGTTACCGCGGCTTTTCCGGCCTTGAATTACCGTACCGATGCGGAACTGCGGACGGCAATACAGGAGATTAAAACAGCTTCTGATAAGCCTTTTGGCGTTAACCTCATCGTTAACAAGTCCAATCCAAAATACCGCTCGCAATTAAAAACGCTAATAGAACTCCGTGTTCATTTTATTATTACATCGCTCGGTAATCCGAAAGAAGTAATTGAACAATGCAAACCCCTTGGCATAAAAGTATTTTGTGATGTGGTTGACCTGGAATATGCAAAAAAAGTAGAGGCCCTCGGTGCCGATGCCGTGATAGCTGTTAACAGCAGGGCAGGGGGGCATGCCGGTAAGATCAGTCCACATGATTTGATTAAGTTGCTGAAGGAGAATATCAGCATACCCATTATTTCTGCCGGAGGTATTGCCAGCGGAAAGGATATTCGCCAGGCTATGGAATGGGGCGCTGCCGGTGTATCGGTAGGCACTATCTTTATTGCCAGCGAAGAATCACCTGTTTCACAGGAGTACAAACAAGCCTGTATTGACTATGGAGAAAAAGACATTGTGCTGACTACAAAAATGTCAGGCTCTCCGTTAACGGTTATCAATACCCCTTATGTTCAGCAATTGGGTACTAAAGCAACCTGGTTGGAAAAAATCATAAACAACAATAAAACTTTGAAGAAATACGCCAAAATGTTGCTCGCTCTTCGTGGTATGAAGGCCGTTGAAAAAGCCGCCTTCGGGGCCACATACAAAACAGTCTGGTGTGCCGGCCCCGCCATTGAGCACGTTCATGCCATCCGGCCGATGAGTGCCATCCTTGAGCAACTCGCTGCCGAGTATGCACAGTCCGCCTGA
- a CDS encoding sterol desaturase family protein translates to MATFLLFFESMPTWQRGVWIVICLVICWILEGNFPLFAFNYRKWKHAGVNFVFLSTTLVINTLFGLATVGVFEWTKQNQFGLIYLIDLPVWVELLICILLFELVAQYFIHFLLHRYKWMWKFHMVHHSDTHLDATSGTRHHPGDFAMREIFALVVVIVTGAPPAYYFFYRILTVFFTYFTHANIYLPAWIDKPLSYIFITPNTHKFHHHYKRPWTDSNFGNMFSIWDRLFGTFVYDDPKKIRYGLDVLDDSTDENIGFQFKIPFNKNIKTDY, encoded by the coding sequence ATGGCGACATTCTTACTGTTTTTTGAATCCATGCCCACCTGGCAACGCGGAGTGTGGATTGTTATCTGCCTGGTTATATGCTGGATTCTGGAAGGTAATTTTCCGCTGTTTGCATTTAATTACCGCAAATGGAAGCATGCCGGGGTGAACTTCGTATTTCTTTCTACAACCCTGGTCATCAATACACTGTTTGGGCTGGCCACGGTTGGCGTGTTTGAATGGACAAAGCAAAATCAGTTTGGATTAATCTACCTTATTGATTTACCGGTTTGGGTTGAACTGCTTATTTGCATCCTGCTGTTTGAGCTGGTTGCCCAATATTTTATTCACTTTTTACTACACAGGTATAAATGGATGTGGAAGTTCCACATGGTACACCACAGCGACACCCACCTGGATGCCACCAGCGGTACACGGCATCATCCGGGCGATTTTGCCATGCGCGAAATTTTTGCTTTGGTAGTGGTTATTGTTACCGGAGCTCCGCCTGCATATTATTTCTTTTACCGGATATTGACAGTCTTCTTTACCTATTTTACGCATGCCAATATTTACCTGCCGGCTTGGATTGATAAACCGCTCAGCTACATTTTTATTACCCCGAATACTCACAAGTTCCATCATCATTATAAACGCCCATGGACAGACTCCAACTTTGGCAATATGTTTTCCATCTGGGACCGGCTGTTTGGCACATTTGTTTATGATGATCCCAAAAAAATCCGATATGGGTTAGATGTGTTAGATGACAGTACCGATGAAAATATAGGCTTTCAGTTTAAAATTCCATTTAACAAGAACATCAAAACCGACTATTGA
- a CDS encoding acyl-CoA dehydrogenase family protein, whose translation MINSPQAKNNPALFVFLPVLYTVWSDAVLTPTEIKSIEAVIEKQTWLGKTDREFLRSLIDPANPPTPSGLKDWLAEILKVNTTPADSLANIGIKLAALHSSGKATIPEQAIQSLAGIEQSLGLIGREATYAFHPEYRTSITQKQTTQHTFDVATMTKILDGDQAELISRVKTILSDPEFAYIETDNLGEYRTKVLHWAKLLAKQGFGALAYPKEYGGISGMAEYFTVMETLSYHDLSLVVKFGVQFGLWGMSVYFLGTEKHHKKYLKDIGTLDLPGCFAMTETGHGSNVRGVETTATYNHVDKTFTIHTPNDAAQKEYIGNAALHGQMATVFAKLIVNGQDFGVNAFIVPLRNKQGKLLPGITINDCGRKLGLNGVDNGVIRFTNVVIPKDEMLDRFARVNDEGRFESPITSDNRRFFTMLGTLVGGRIGIPRSGNAASKTGLTIAIRYGDKRTQFGPEGAAEVPILNYRTHQRRLMPLLANTYALHFALQYLTKRFVNRTEEEMQEIEALAAGLKAWATWNTTATLQECREACGGKGYLFENRIGSLKNDTDIYTTFEGDNTVLMQLVAKSRLTEFKQEFSSMNAFGLLNYLASQAATSITEMNPIIIRNTDEDHLLDPEFHLNAFRYRERDILVSVAKRLKRHLDDGMDSFDAFNVCQHHLVQVGFAYVERIILEQFFEAVENVTDEKCQFVLRKLYNLYAISQLEKNKGWYLEQGYLEGVKTKAIRKLFNQLCWDIRADAVPLVDAFNIPPTCLAAPISLQ comes from the coding sequence ATGATTAACTCTCCTCAAGCCAAGAATAACCCTGCGTTATTCGTTTTTTTACCCGTACTGTACACGGTGTGGTCGGATGCCGTACTCACACCTACCGAAATCAAAAGCATTGAGGCCGTAATCGAAAAGCAAACCTGGCTTGGTAAGACTGATCGGGAGTTTCTTCGTTCACTGATTGACCCGGCAAACCCGCCAACGCCATCCGGATTAAAAGACTGGTTAGCTGAAATTCTGAAAGTGAACACCACCCCTGCCGACTCATTAGCCAATATCGGGATTAAGCTTGCTGCTTTGCATTCATCAGGCAAAGCAACTATTCCGGAACAAGCTATTCAATCACTGGCGGGGATCGAACAAAGCCTTGGACTTATCGGCCGTGAAGCCACCTATGCTTTTCACCCGGAGTACCGAACCTCCATCACGCAAAAGCAAACCACGCAACATACCTTCGATGTAGCCACCATGACAAAAATTCTGGATGGCGACCAGGCCGAGCTGATCAGCAGGGTGAAAACCATACTTTCCGATCCGGAATTTGCGTACATCGAAACCGACAACCTTGGCGAATACCGCACGAAAGTTTTGCACTGGGCAAAATTACTGGCCAAGCAAGGTTTCGGTGCGCTGGCTTATCCTAAAGAATACGGAGGAATCAGCGGCATGGCTGAGTATTTTACCGTAATGGAGACGTTGAGCTACCATGATCTTAGCCTTGTGGTGAAGTTTGGCGTTCAGTTCGGTTTATGGGGTATGAGTGTTTATTTTCTGGGAACAGAAAAACATCATAAAAAATATTTAAAAGATATTGGCACCCTGGATTTACCCGGCTGCTTTGCCATGACGGAAACTGGGCATGGCTCTAATGTACGCGGTGTGGAAACCACGGCCACCTATAATCACGTTGACAAAACATTTACCATTCATACTCCGAATGATGCTGCGCAGAAGGAATACATCGGCAATGCAGCCCTGCACGGCCAAATGGCCACGGTGTTTGCCAAACTTATAGTTAATGGACAGGATTTCGGAGTAAACGCATTTATTGTTCCATTACGGAATAAACAGGGCAAGTTGTTGCCGGGCATTACCATTAACGACTGCGGTAGAAAACTGGGCTTAAATGGTGTGGATAACGGTGTCATTCGGTTTACCAATGTGGTTATTCCGAAAGATGAAATGCTCGACCGGTTTGCCCGTGTTAATGATGAAGGCCGGTTTGAAAGCCCGATTACCAGCGATAACCGCAGGTTTTTCACCATGCTCGGCACCCTGGTGGGCGGCCGGATAGGCATACCCCGATCCGGAAATGCCGCATCAAAAACAGGACTAACCATTGCCATCCGGTATGGCGATAAACGAACACAGTTTGGCCCTGAAGGTGCAGCCGAAGTGCCCATCCTGAACTACCGCACCCATCAGCGCAGGCTTATGCCCCTGCTTGCCAACACCTATGCGCTGCATTTTGCATTGCAATATTTAACCAAAAGGTTTGTAAACCGAACCGAAGAGGAAATGCAGGAGATTGAAGCACTTGCGGCAGGACTGAAAGCCTGGGCTACATGGAATACCACAGCCACTTTACAGGAATGCCGTGAAGCGTGTGGTGGAAAAGGGTACTTGTTTGAAAACCGGATCGGCAGCCTGAAAAATGACACCGACATCTACACCACCTTTGAAGGCGACAACACCGTGCTCATGCAACTGGTTGCCAAGAGCAGGCTTACTGAATTTAAACAGGAGTTCAGCAGCATGAACGCGTTTGGGTTATTGAACTACCTGGCATCGCAGGCGGCTACATCCATAACCGAGATGAATCCCATCATCATCCGCAATACAGACGAAGATCACCTGCTTGATCCTGAGTTTCACCTGAACGCATTCCGTTACCGCGAACGGGATATCCTGGTATCGGTGGCGAAACGCCTGAAACGCCACCTTGATGACGGCATGGATTCGTTCGATGCGTTTAATGTGTGTCAGCACCACCTGGTACAGGTAGGGTTTGCCTATGTTGAACGGATAATTCTGGAACAATTCTTCGAGGCAGTCGAAAATGTAACCGATGAAAAGTGCCAGTTCGTACTACGTAAGCTCTATAACCTTTACGCCATTTCCCAGCTTGAGAAGAATAAAGGATGGTACCTGGAGCAGGGCTATTTGGAAGGTGTAAAAACCAAGGCAATACGTAAACTGTTTAATCAACTGTGCTGGGATATCCGCGCTGATGCAGTACCCCTGGTTGACGCATTTAACATACCGCCTACTTGCCTGGCAGCCCCTATTTCACTTCAATAG
- a CDS encoding OsmC family protein: MRRKATAVWIGSGKEGSGHLSTQSTVLHKTQYSFSSRFESGIGTNPEELIAAAHAGCFTMKLSFVLGEAGFTPEELKTDCMITLDSGTVTQSHLVLQAKVPGISKEKFDECVKNAEVNCPISKLLKTAITVEARLI, translated from the coding sequence ATAAGAAGAAAAGCCACAGCCGTTTGGATCGGCTCTGGAAAAGAGGGCTCCGGCCATCTGAGTACACAAAGTACGGTACTGCATAAAACCCAGTATTCGTTCAGTTCCCGGTTCGAAAGTGGAATCGGTACCAATCCTGAAGAACTTATTGCCGCGGCCCATGCCGGCTGCTTTACCATGAAACTGAGTTTTGTACTGGGCGAAGCTGGCTTTACCCCGGAAGAACTGAAAACCGACTGCATGATTACGCTTGACAGCGGTACGGTTACCCAATCGCACCTTGTACTGCAGGCAAAAGTACCCGGCATTAGCAAAGAAAAGTTTGATGAATGCGTAAAAAATGCCGAAGTAAACTGCCCCATTTCAAAATTGCTCAAAACGGCTATTACCGTTGAAGCCAGATTGATCTAA
- a CDS encoding DUF2834 domain-containing protein yields MKIIYLILAVIGFIAPNIFVAIESVETGNILLWLDPTATLSGMFGNRIATAFIVDLLVVVFIFFFWTYHEAKLHGIKNVWVIWVLTMLFGMAGTFPLFLYLRESRKF; encoded by the coding sequence ATGAAAATCATTTACCTGATCCTTGCAGTAATCGGTTTTATTGCCCCGAATATTTTTGTTGCCATCGAATCGGTTGAAACAGGCAACATTTTGCTTTGGCTTGACCCAACTGCCACCCTTAGCGGGATGTTCGGTAACCGGATTGCCACCGCATTTATTGTAGATCTTCTTGTTGTGGTGTTTATTTTCTTTTTCTGGACGTATCACGAAGCGAAACTGCATGGGATTAAAAACGTGTGGGTAATATGGGTACTTACTATGCTGTTTGGAATGGCAGGAACCTTCCCGCTGTTTCTGTACCTGCGTGAAAGTCGAAAATTTTAA
- a CDS encoding MBL fold metallo-hydrolase → MQVHKIVAFSWLLTTSLFAQRIEPDRVKTVSGDLTIQPILHSTVVFTWNNKVVYHDPYGGSNAFAGLPAPDLILITDIHSDHYNLETLNTLDLTRATLIVPPAVAEKLPEPLLAKAVVITNGQHTTHAGISVKAIPMYNLPETPDSRHPKGRGNGYVIRFADKQVYLSGDTEDIPEMRALMNIDIAFVCMNQPFTMDIKQAASAVLEFKPGIVYPFHYRGQSGLTDVEGFKKLVMDANPAIEVRLRNWYPIN, encoded by the coding sequence ATGCAAGTACACAAAATAGTTGCATTTAGTTGGTTATTGACAACCTCATTATTTGCACAACGTATCGAGCCCGATCGTGTTAAAACCGTTTCGGGCGATCTGACGATACAACCCATCCTGCACAGCACCGTGGTTTTTACATGGAACAACAAGGTGGTTTATCATGATCCATATGGCGGCAGCAATGCGTTTGCAGGATTGCCTGCTCCCGACCTTATTCTTATAACCGATATTCATAGCGATCACTATAATTTAGAAACACTTAATACACTGGACCTTACCCGAGCCACTCTTATCGTTCCACCGGCAGTGGCAGAAAAACTACCTGAGCCTCTGCTGGCGAAGGCTGTTGTAATAACAAATGGTCAGCACACCACACATGCCGGAATTTCAGTGAAAGCCATTCCGATGTACAATCTGCCGGAAACACCTGATTCAAGGCATCCAAAAGGCCGGGGTAACGGTTATGTTATTCGGTTTGCCGATAAACAGGTTTACCTTTCTGGCGATACCGAGGACATTCCGGAAATGCGTGCACTCATGAATATTGACATTGCTTTTGTTTGCATGAATCAGCCCTTCACAATGGACATCAAACAGGCTGCCAGTGCGGTGCTTGAGTTCAAGCCTGGAATTGTCTATCCTTTTCATTACCGGGGTCAAAGCGGGCTTACCGATGTTGAGGGTTTCAAAAAACTGGTTATGGATGCTAACCCGGCTATTGAGGTGCGGTTGCGAAACTGGTACCCCATCAACTAA
- a CDS encoding M48 family metalloprotease, which produces MFSVFTKIGLISFCIIASSSPGYGQFNNNYTPLKTYNALTGKPIIEVLRVQQQEELKRLPVSARREAGMIYRARTAYLTELIRKGGVIHDDSLHTVLQHIMNRITTGNQLQRKPNLLLILKDPSVNAYCYGEGTFAVTVGLLSKIKTPDELAFTLAHELAHYELDHVMKRVLKQVESDYFKNTQAGLAKIFLEDITLEDVNKLRKLVYEGSRYSRAHELEADSLGLKLLLKAGFNRSGALGALNVLDSADRMKYVFNERLFEPFYTSKYPFQEAWLNKRLSIYSKRPENLFIFSMDSIQTHPDIEYRMKALSSDTDTVSETIQSLLPYQAINRLIKQSEFERVVSAYFNKQADLTLGLALELMQFYPNNSYLISIISRTFIELIESKGQPVPSIYLPTYTINYDEQLKLVNNFLHNMNTQEMGEVAFNFLNNQQRFNADNEEQYYLLWKICGLTYRNQVQKRIKDVYKARFSDGRYYSLMREGLTLSQALSILSMPIKQN; this is translated from the coding sequence ATGTTCTCTGTATTTACGAAAATCGGTCTTATCAGCTTTTGTATCATAGCTTCTTCTTCTCCAGGGTACGGTCAGTTCAATAATAATTACACCCCGCTAAAAACCTATAACGCGTTAACCGGTAAGCCGATAATAGAAGTACTTCGTGTACAGCAGCAGGAAGAACTTAAACGTCTCCCGGTTTCTGCCCGCAGGGAGGCCGGCATGATCTACAGGGCACGAACTGCTTACCTCACCGAATTAATCCGGAAGGGCGGTGTCATCCATGACGACAGCCTGCATACTGTATTGCAACACATTATGAACCGGATAACAACTGGTAACCAATTGCAGCGTAAGCCTAACCTTCTCCTCATTTTAAAAGATCCTTCAGTAAATGCCTACTGTTATGGGGAAGGAACATTTGCTGTAACAGTTGGATTACTCAGTAAGATTAAAACTCCGGATGAACTGGCCTTTACACTGGCTCACGAGTTGGCACACTACGAACTTGACCATGTTATGAAGCGTGTGTTGAAGCAGGTTGAAAGTGATTACTTTAAAAATACGCAAGCCGGGTTAGCTAAAATATTCCTTGAGGATATCACCCTTGAAGACGTTAATAAACTCCGGAAACTTGTTTACGAAGGAAGCCGGTACAGTCGTGCGCATGAACTGGAGGCCGATTCACTTGGTTTAAAATTATTACTGAAAGCAGGTTTTAATCGTTCAGGGGCCCTGGGTGCTCTGAATGTGCTGGACTCGGCTGACCGGATGAAGTATGTTTTTAATGAGCGCTTGTTTGAGCCATTTTACACAAGCAAGTATCCGTTTCAGGAGGCCTGGCTGAACAAACGGCTGAGCATTTACAGCAAACGGCCCGAAAATCTCTTTATTTTCTCCATGGATTCAATCCAAACACATCCCGATATCGAATACCGCATGAAAGCACTCTCCTCTGATACGGACACAGTTAGCGAAACAATTCAAAGTTTACTGCCTTATCAGGCAATTAACCGGCTTATCAAACAAAGTGAATTCGAACGGGTAGTTAGTGCTTATTTTAACAAACAGGCCGATTTAACTCTGGGCCTTGCGTTGGAACTGATGCAGTTTTATCCGAATAATTCGTATCTGATAAGTATAATAAGCCGCACCTTCATCGAACTGATTGAATCAAAAGGCCAGCCGGTTCCCTCCATCTATCTGCCAACGTATACCATCAATTATGATGAACAATTAAAATTGGTAAATAATTTTCTTCATAATATGAACACGCAGGAAATGGGCGAGGTAGCTTTTAACTTTTTGAACAATCAACAACGCTTTAATGCAGACAATGAAGAACAGTATTATCTGTTATGGAAAATCTGTGGCCTTACCTACCGGAATCAGGTACAAAAGCGGATTAAAGACGTATACAAAGCCAGGTTTTCGGATGGAAGGTATTATTCGCTGATGCGCGAAGGCCTTACCTTAAGCCAGGCCCTGTCGATACTATCGATGCCGATTAAACAAAACTGA
- a CDS encoding class I SAM-dependent methyltransferase → MNEQKHWNKIAPTYNEEIFDVFKSDRNRILSRFFRKYRNQNKHALDFGCGNGKAFPYLAPGFKKLTAIDIADGLLTQAKSRPYKNVSCIQADLANPSVKLPRVDFVFCCNVIMLPEPEKNLAMLKNVHRALRKDGSAIIVLPSMESYLFAAWRLIDWNKKEGTLPDAIDPDELSGFEVSNTDLLQGLLKINGVTTKHYTAEELQVIFPLAGLQIISVNKVEYDWDSEFSEPPKWMKAPYPWDWLVECRKAR, encoded by the coding sequence ATGAACGAACAAAAACACTGGAACAAAATTGCTCCAACCTATAACGAGGAAATTTTTGATGTATTTAAGTCCGACAGAAACAGGATTTTGTCCAGGTTCTTCAGGAAGTACAGAAACCAGAATAAGCACGCCCTTGATTTCGGTTGCGGCAATGGAAAGGCTTTTCCGTATTTGGCGCCCGGTTTTAAGAAACTTACCGCCATAGATATTGCTGACGGATTATTGACCCAGGCTAAAAGCAGACCTTACAAAAATGTATCCTGTATACAGGCTGATCTGGCCAACCCTTCCGTTAAGCTGCCCCGGGTTGATTTTGTATTCTGCTGCAATGTGATAATGCTTCCCGAACCGGAGAAGAACCTTGCCATGCTGAAGAATGTTCACCGTGCACTTCGCAAGGACGGTTCGGCAATAATCGTCCTGCCCTCTATGGAATCATACCTGTTTGCTGCCTGGCGGCTGATTGACTGGAACAAAAAGGAAGGAACATTACCTGATGCGATCGATCCGGATGAACTGAGCGGCTTTGAGGTTAGTAACACCGATTTACTGCAGGGCCTGCTTAAAATTAACGGTGTAACCACCAAACATTATACAGCCGAAGAACTTCAGGTTATCTTTCCGTTGGCAGGATTACAGATCATCAGTGTGAATAAAGTTGAATACGACTGGGATTCTGAATTCAGCGAGCCGCCAAAGTGGATGAAAGCTCCCTATCCGTGGGACTGGCTGGTGGAATGCCGCAAAGCTCGGTAA
- a CDS encoding T9SS type A sorting domain-containing protein: MGNNRLIVVAVSNENNNNVRTVSSITWGGQNLTFAVARTNQGSGGNDLRTEIWYLNEAGINAATGFCNNFIVTWSGATTEAFTVVTLKDVDQTTPVAATGTGSPNADGTTTTTTGMAAGVNDLAFYSSATRANSATHTPATGYTELSDQVVVGTETTSLATAYKSITSAGTETPTATWSGSAQLVIAGVIFNGLTQSGGITYYSRNATLGGNWNSNTSWTTNSDGSGGPLAAGVWPRRFDNVVILSGHTITIDALDDNKSCGVSPDGLGRSNVGPFVSSNIAMFYQTGDITISGTLNVTGIEMMVEGHTRILSGGAFTLASNLVNVGFLEADAGSTLSSLDDLIVTGNSNTIINTNSTSTDDLVIDHRDATICGSGTATLQNGAGSTITYTNGATVAQICTSFTVVCTGVGCTGFPVTGTGTVFGNRGPGGVFNTTGTSNLTLWLNASTISQSDNTNITSWADQSGYGNTANAVGGNEPVFRTGIINTNPTVRFTAANTDYLRVADAASLRPNNISVFVAGMYTSAASQWSPFIIKATNYTWADGYAITRNDTDNSVRGYVTNWNANFINSTLAASTFTLINMVYDNINVQTFYNGTSQGTDPFTANITNSTNFLYVGISPNDAGTGVRQPFDGDISEIVLINRNVTLIERILIQNYLAAKYGLALGADDVYTMDNPGNGNFDFDVAGVGQASNGSRHVDARGTGIVRMVVQSPSSLFNNTFLLWGHNNASMTSNFTDIDGTIIVERLNRVWRVSETGDAGNVSISFDISSLPGSPIGADLRLLIDRDGDGFADNDVTPIGGGTLDGSTVTFNGINLQNGDRFTLGNTNLAAPLPVELVYFRAKANGSTVDLTWRTATETNNDYFTIERSADAGEWTVVMTIPGKGNSSIPADYAVVDENPLEGVNYYRLRQTDFDGTYTYSDVVSVVVEMAERVQVFPNPARETFTVKASFELNESRIRLFDQVGKAVYVITQPGDNLNQLMVDSSALPPGVYLLQVTNGRVVRTVRVVIR, encoded by the coding sequence GTGGGCAACAACCGACTGATTGTGGTTGCTGTTTCTAACGAGAACAATAACAATGTTCGTACTGTAAGCAGTATTACATGGGGCGGACAAAACCTGACCTTTGCGGTGGCACGTACCAATCAGGGATCGGGTGGCAACGACCTTCGAACCGAAATCTGGTATCTGAATGAAGCCGGCATCAATGCGGCTACAGGATTTTGCAATAATTTCATCGTAACATGGAGTGGAGCTACTACAGAAGCCTTTACGGTAGTTACCTTAAAAGATGTTGATCAAACCACACCGGTTGCTGCCACAGGCACCGGGTCCCCTAACGCAGATGGAACAACTACTACAACAACTGGTATGGCGGCCGGAGTAAACGATCTGGCATTTTATTCTTCAGCAACCCGTGCCAACAGTGCAACCCATACACCCGCAACCGGTTATACCGAACTCAGCGACCAGGTGGTTGTGGGTACAGAAACTACCTCGCTGGCAACGGCTTATAAGTCAATTACATCGGCCGGTACCGAAACACCCACGGCCACGTGGAGTGGCTCTGCCCAATTGGTAATTGCCGGAGTAATTTTTAATGGCTTAACGCAGTCCGGAGGCATAACCTATTACTCGCGCAATGCCACATTGGGTGGTAACTGGAACAGCAACACCTCATGGACAACCAATTCCGATGGGTCGGGCGGCCCGTTGGCAGCAGGCGTATGGCCCAGACGATTTGATAATGTTGTAATTCTAAGTGGCCATACCATTACTATTGATGCACTTGATGACAATAAGAGTTGTGGCGTTTCGCCTGACGGACTCGGCCGCAGCAACGTGGGCCCATTTGTTTCTTCTAACATCGCCATGTTTTATCAAACCGGTGACATAACGATTTCGGGAACGCTCAACGTAACCGGTATTGAGATGATGGTTGAGGGACACACACGTATTTTATCAGGAGGAGCGTTTACTTTAGCCTCGAACCTCGTTAATGTTGGTTTCCTGGAAGCCGATGCCGGCTCCACCCTAAGCAGCCTCGATGACCTGATCGTAACGGGTAACAGCAATACGATCATCAATACCAACTCCACCTCTACCGATGATTTGGTTATCGATCACCGGGATGCCACCATTTGCGGCAGCGGAACAGCAACGCTGCAAAACGGTGCAGGTAGCACGATTACGTATACCAATGGAGCAACCGTGGCCCAAATCTGTACTTCATTTACCGTAGTTTGTACCGGTGTTGGTTGTACGGGCTTCCCGGTTACAGGGACTGGTACAGTTTTCGGTAACCGCGGCCCCGGTGGCGTGTTCAATACAACAGGCACCAGTAACCTTACATTGTGGCTTAATGCTTCAACTATCAGCCAGTCGGATAATACCAACATAACTTCGTGGGCCGATCAATCCGGTTACGGAAATACCGCCAATGCTGTAGGTGGTAATGAACCTGTTTTTCGTACCGGCATCATCAACACAAACCCTACGGTACGGTTTACAGCCGCCAATACCGATTACCTGCGCGTTGCTGATGCTGCCTCGTTAAGGCCAAACAACATTTCGGTATTCGTTGCAGGCATGTATACATCTGCTGCGTCACAGTGGTCGCCATTTATTATTAAGGCCACTAATTATACATGGGCAGATGGGTATGCCATAACCCGTAACGACACCGACAACTCTGTTCGCGGTTATGTTACAAACTGGAATGCCAATTTTATCAATTCAACGCTTGCAGCCAGTACATTTACCCTTATCAACATGGTTTATGATAACATAAACGTGCAAACTTTTTATAACGGAACTTCTCAGGGAACCGATCCGTTCACTGCAAACATTACCAATAGTACAAACTTCTTATATGTAGGGATAAGTCCTAATGATGCCGGCACAGGCGTGAGGCAGCCGTTCGATGGTGATATCTCTGAAATCGTTCTTATCAACCGCAATGTTACGCTGATTGAGCGCATCCTCATTCAAAATTACCTGGCGGCTAAATACGGCCTGGCGTTGGGTGCCGATGATGTGTACACGATGGATAACCCGGGCAACGGCAATTTTGATTTTGATGTGGCCGGTGTGGGACAGGCCAGCAACGGCTCACGGCATGTTGATGCCCGCGGCACAGGTATAGTACGAATGGTAGTTCAAAGTCCGTCATCGCTGTTCAATAATACCTTTCTGCTTTGGGGCCACAACAACGCCAGCATGACCAGCAACTTTACAGATATTGACGGTACAATTATCGTTGAACGGTTAAACCGCGTGTGGCGGGTTAGTGAAACTGGTGATGCAGGCAATGTGTCCATCTCCTTCGATATCAGCAGTTTGCCCGGCAGCCCAATTGGTGCGGATTTGCGTTTACTCATTGACCGTGATGGCGATGGCTTTGCCGACAACGATGTTACACCCATTGGCGGAGGTACGCTTGACGGCAGTACAGTAACCTTTAATGGCATTAACCTGCAAAATGGCGATCGCTTTACACTGGGCAATACAAACCTTGCTGCTCCCCTGCCGGTTGAGCTGGTTTACTTCCGTGCAAAAGCTAACGGTAGTACGGTTGACCTGACCTGGCGAACAGCCACAGAAACCAACAACGATTATTTTACAATAGAGCGCTCAGCCGATGCTGGGGAATGGACCGTTGTGATGACCATACCCGGTAAAGGCAACTCATCCATACCTGCTGATTACGCGGTGGTGGATGAAAACCCGCTTGAGGGTGTTAACTATTATCGCTTAAGGCAAACCGATTTTGACGGGACCTATACCTATTCTGATGTGGTATCGGTTGTTGTTGAAATGGCGGAGCGCGTTCAGGTTTTCCCTAACCCTGCCCGCGAAACGTTTACCGTTAAGGCTTCGTTCGAGTTGAATGAATCGCGTATTCGTTTGTTTGATCAGGTAGGAAAAGCTGTTTACGTAATAACGCAGCCTGGCGACAACCTTAACCAGCTTATGGTTGATAGCAGTGCCCTCCCTCCCGGAGTATACTTGTTGCAGGTTACCAACGGCCGTGTGGTCCGTACGGTACGGGTCGTTATCAGGTAA